In the genome of Negativicoccus succinicivorans, one region contains:
- a CDS encoding penicillin-binding transpeptidase domain-containing protein, which produces MTKERVRSKTVPQKKRGRTRVAFLFMALAVFGILICGRLFYLQVVRGAYYAELDLGQAEEVRPLQSPRGTIYDRNGKVLAVSAVTLSLYADPQELNRDPQALAQILAPLLSVPEDKLAEKLAQTNRFVWLERMLDKEVSDQVKALIGQQKITGLHFVEESKRYYPNGNLLAQVLGFVGIDDKGLDGIEMVLDQEIKGDSKQQTIITSRYGTPILKSTLSQLFPDEERSVYLTIDAQIQFFAERALDRAMGTTRAAGGSIIVMDPRTGEILAMANRPTYNPNRFAEGTEEDFRNRAVTDLYEPGSTFKPIIAAAALASGSITPETVLHDTGSVYASGHTIQNWNSEGYGDVRLVDIIKYSINTGFAMVGLRTGGAVLTDYAKRFGFGQPTGIELPGEGEGILFNPDDMRDSDIATMSIGQSIAVTPLQMLQAYGALANSGKMMKPHVIASIVNPDGTTYQASQAEEVGQPITPEVDHTLVPMLEQVVSGGGGVKAQVNGYRLAGKTGTAQKLDTERGGYLEGRYIASFIGFGPIEQPEAVCLVVLDDPEGVYYGGQIAAPVFAEVMGEIMRYRGIHPNVTDVADTGTAEKAALEPLTLTRTEEGNIIVPDFTGRRLRDVLEWANQAQVGVVPEGEGVVITQTPLAGLTLEDTRQIRVQLAE; this is translated from the coding sequence ATGACGAAGGAACGAGTAAGGAGTAAAACCGTACCGCAGAAAAAGCGGGGGAGGACGCGCGTCGCGTTTCTCTTTATGGCATTGGCTGTGTTCGGCATCCTGATCTGCGGCAGGCTCTTTTATTTACAGGTGGTACGCGGCGCGTACTATGCGGAACTTGATTTGGGACAAGCCGAAGAAGTGCGGCCGCTACAGTCGCCGCGCGGCACGATTTATGACCGCAACGGCAAAGTGCTTGCGGTGAGCGCCGTCACGCTTTCGCTGTACGCGGATCCGCAAGAATTGAACCGGGACCCGCAGGCTTTGGCGCAGATACTGGCGCCGCTATTGTCTGTGCCGGAAGATAAGCTCGCGGAAAAACTCGCCCAAACCAACCGTTTTGTGTGGTTGGAACGCATGTTGGACAAAGAAGTTTCCGATCAGGTGAAAGCGCTGATCGGGCAGCAAAAGATTACCGGCTTGCATTTTGTGGAAGAAAGTAAACGCTACTACCCGAACGGCAATTTGCTGGCACAGGTACTGGGCTTTGTCGGTATCGATGACAAAGGTCTTGACGGTATCGAGATGGTGCTTGATCAGGAAATTAAAGGAGACAGCAAGCAGCAGACCATTATCACGTCGCGTTACGGAACGCCGATTTTGAAATCGACGCTTTCCCAACTTTTCCCCGATGAGGAGCGCAGTGTCTACTTGACGATTGACGCGCAAATTCAATTTTTTGCGGAGCGCGCTCTTGATCGCGCCATGGGTACGACACGCGCGGCCGGCGGTTCCATTATTGTGATGGATCCGCGTACCGGCGAAATTTTGGCGATGGCCAATCGTCCGACATATAATCCGAACCGGTTCGCGGAAGGTACGGAAGAAGATTTTCGTAATCGCGCGGTGACGGATCTGTATGAACCGGGGTCCACGTTTAAACCGATCATCGCGGCGGCGGCGCTGGCATCGGGTTCGATTACACCGGAAACGGTATTGCATGATACCGGCTCGGTGTATGCGTCGGGACACACCATTCAAAACTGGAACAGCGAAGGCTACGGTGACGTACGCCTTGTCGATATTATCAAATATTCGATCAATACGGGTTTTGCGATGGTCGGTCTGCGCACCGGCGGAGCGGTATTGACAGATTATGCGAAACGGTTCGGTTTCGGTCAACCGACGGGCATCGAACTGCCGGGCGAAGGCGAGGGTATTTTGTTCAACCCGGACGACATGCGCGACAGCGATATAGCGACCATGTCGATCGGGCAAAGTATCGCCGTCACGCCGTTACAAATGTTGCAGGCGTACGGAGCGCTGGCCAACAGCGGTAAAATGATGAAGCCGCATGTCATTGCGTCCATTGTCAATCCCGACGGCACAACGTATCAGGCGAGCCAGGCGGAAGAAGTCGGACAACCGATTACTCCCGAAGTGGATCACACGTTGGTCCCCATGCTCGAGCAGGTGGTTTCCGGCGGCGGCGGGGTCAAAGCGCAGGTCAACGGTTATCGTCTCGCCGGCAAAACCGGTACGGCGCAGAAGTTGGATACGGAACGCGGCGGCTACTTGGAGGGACGTTACATCGCGTCCTTTATCGGTTTCGGTCCGATTGAACAGCCGGAAGCGGTCTGCCTCGTTGTTCTCGATGATCCGGAAGGCGTATACTATGGAGGACAGATCGCCGCGCCTGTATTTGCCGAGGTCATGGGAGAAATTATGCGCTATCGAGGCATTCATCCCAATGTGACGGACGTGGCGGATACCGGTACGGCGGAAAAAGCGGCTCTCGAGCCGCTGACGTTAACGCGAACGGAGGAGGGCAACATTATTGTGCCGGACTTCACGGGACGACGTTTGCGCGATGTGTTGGAATGGGCCAATCAGGCTCAGGTTGGCGTAGTGCCGGAGGGCGAGGGCGTAGTTATCACGCAAACTCCGCTCGCCGGACTCACTTTGGAAGATACCCGACAGATCCGGGTGCAATTGGCGGAATAA
- a CDS encoding CCA tRNA nucleotidyltransferase, translated as MIPFFTRRYPLPDAVRTLLQTLEQAGFEAYAVGGCVRDTLLGRTPHDWDITTAATPDEVERVFAASPFKVVGTVGRAFGVSLVEWAGATYEVATFRGEEYGADSHRPEKVYYAKHFADDLARRDFTVNAMAFRSDGTLIDPYDGRKDLRKKRLQTVGAPDERFREDALRLFRACRFIAQLGFRPTRELCAAMPQAFARVEGLSLERVRAELDRLLVAPYAGRGLDLFVRSGLAEQTCRVREQGIDKTVAILPELSHLPETPQGRFHAYDAWLHTLVVVEHSPATLVARYAALFHDAAKGLPGIRGFHKGDITDYGHDVRSAEMAKAALTRLQYPATMVSRVEFLVANHMKYHQYANTADANVRRWLRQLARSGEFRTTSELTEALDELNDLCVADVIGCGRPLSATDGHRAFGGAVRAELATMPVHTRDLRYDPSLPQRYGKDTATVLKVLRQRVQDGTLANEPEALTLAAERYQLRQERNAHDEGTSKE; from the coding sequence ATGATACCGTTTTTTACCCGCCGTTATCCATTACCGGACGCAGTTCGGACATTACTGCAGACATTGGAGCAGGCGGGCTTTGAGGCTTACGCCGTGGGCGGGTGCGTGCGCGATACATTGCTGGGACGCACGCCGCACGACTGGGATATCACGACGGCCGCCACGCCGGACGAAGTGGAGCGGGTGTTTGCCGCGTCGCCGTTTAAAGTGGTCGGTACTGTCGGACGCGCGTTCGGCGTGTCCCTGGTGGAATGGGCGGGCGCAACCTATGAGGTCGCCACTTTCCGCGGGGAAGAATATGGAGCGGACAGTCACCGCCCGGAAAAAGTGTATTACGCCAAGCATTTTGCGGACGACCTGGCGCGGCGTGATTTTACCGTCAACGCCATGGCGTTTCGTTCCGACGGCACATTGATCGATCCTTACGACGGCCGCAAAGATTTGAGGAAAAAACGTTTACAGACTGTCGGCGCTCCCGATGAACGCTTTCGGGAAGACGCTTTGCGCTTGTTTCGCGCCTGCCGTTTTATTGCGCAGCTCGGTTTTCGACCGACGCGTGAATTGTGCGCGGCGATGCCGCAGGCGTTTGCTCGGGTAGAGGGACTTTCGCTGGAACGCGTGCGCGCCGAACTCGATCGGCTGCTGGTCGCGCCGTATGCCGGCCGCGGTTTGGATCTTTTCGTTCGTTCGGGATTGGCGGAGCAAACGTGCCGGGTACGCGAACAGGGAATCGATAAAACGGTTGCGATTTTACCGGAATTGAGCCATTTACCCGAAACGCCGCAAGGACGCTTCCACGCCTACGACGCGTGGTTGCATACGCTGGTCGTTGTGGAACACAGTCCGGCTACATTGGTGGCGCGCTATGCGGCGCTTTTCCATGACGCGGCGAAAGGCCTGCCCGGTATCCGCGGCTTTCATAAAGGCGATATTACCGATTACGGTCACGATGTGCGCAGCGCCGAAATGGCCAAAGCGGCGTTGACCCGTCTGCAATATCCGGCGACGATGGTGAGCCGTGTCGAATTTTTAGTCGCCAATCATATGAAATACCATCAATACGCCAATACGGCGGATGCGAATGTGCGACGTTGGTTGCGCCAATTGGCGCGTTCGGGAGAATTTCGCACCACGAGCGAACTGACCGAGGCGCTGGACGAATTAAATGACTTGTGCGTGGCGGATGTGATCGGCTGCGGACGGCCGCTCAGCGCTACCGACGGTCATCGCGCATTCGGCGGCGCGGTACGTGCCGAACTTGCCACAATGCCGGTGCATACGCGGGATCTGCGGTACGATCCATCATTACCGCAACGTTACGGGAAAGACACGGCGACCGTGTTAAAAGTTTTGCGCCAACGGGTGCAGGACGGAACTTTGGCCAACGAGCCGGAAGCGTTAACACTGGCTGCTGAACGATACCAACTGAGGCAGGAAAGGAATGCGCATGACGAAGGAACGAGTAAGGAGTAA
- the sdaAA gene encoding L-serine ammonia-lyase, iron-sulfur-dependent, subunit alpha gives MSSLRELWDQATAADQRVGDFVAAQEAAANEQPLVAVRRKMQDMLAAFRESAQTGISDGGSSPSGLTGGDALRMRDAAPHFLNGYAWRAATLGMGIAEANAKMRRIVACPTAGSCGILPAVLLTLAERLGSSDDDILRALFTAAGVGDVIAKNAMIAGAVGGCQAECGTAIAMAGAAGIELCNGTTEQMDHAVALGLKNVLGLVCDPVGGLVEVPCVKRNAFHAVHALVAIELALAGVKSAIPADEVISAMAEIGHMMPKSLRERSEAGLATTPTGKVWARKIREQ, from the coding sequence ATGAGTTCGCTACGGGAATTATGGGATCAAGCGACAGCAGCCGACCAACGTGTCGGTGATTTTGTCGCGGCGCAGGAAGCGGCGGCCAATGAACAGCCCTTGGTGGCAGTGCGGCGCAAAATGCAGGATATGCTGGCTGCGTTTCGTGAGTCGGCGCAGACGGGGATCAGTGACGGTGGCAGTTCACCGAGTGGTTTGACAGGCGGGGATGCTTTGCGCATGCGCGATGCGGCCCCGCATTTTTTAAACGGTTACGCCTGGCGCGCGGCCACGCTCGGTATGGGCATCGCGGAAGCTAACGCGAAAATGCGCCGCATTGTGGCGTGTCCGACCGCGGGTTCGTGCGGCATTTTGCCGGCGGTCTTGCTGACGCTGGCGGAACGTTTGGGCAGCAGTGATGATGATATTTTGCGCGCCTTGTTTACGGCCGCGGGCGTCGGTGATGTCATTGCGAAAAATGCGATGATTGCCGGTGCCGTCGGCGGTTGTCAGGCGGAATGCGGAACGGCGATCGCCATGGCCGGCGCGGCCGGTATCGAATTGTGCAACGGCACGACCGAGCAGATGGATCACGCGGTCGCGTTGGGACTTAAAAATGTCTTGGGACTGGTTTGCGATCCGGTCGGCGGTTTGGTTGAAGTACCGTGTGTGAAGCGCAATGCGTTTCATGCGGTGCACGCGTTGGTAGCGATCGAATTGGCGCTGGCCGGCGTAAAAAGCGCGATCCCCGCAGACGAAGTGATCAGTGCGATGGCGGAAATCGGTCACATGATGCCCAAATCATTACGCGAACGCAGCGAAGCAGGGCTTGCGACAACGCCCACGGGCAAAGTGTGGGCGCGCAAGATTCGCGAGCAATGA
- the sdaAB gene encoding L-serine ammonia-lyase, iron-sulfur-dependent subunit beta: MGVFDIIGPVMIGPSSSHTAGAARLGRLARYLLGESPIKADITFYGSFAQTYRGHGTDRACVAGLLNWAPDDPRLRDALTMAPELGLQVTITASAAETEHPNTVRFHLTGSSGKARELMGVSTGGGRIRMREFDGYSVDLDGSNHTLLTRHNDRPGIVAFVSQILAAQDINISAMRLFRQERKRLAMMFIETDTPVANATLAEIAAHPAIEVVRTFPPV, translated from the coding sequence GTGGGAGTTTTTGATATCATCGGTCCGGTGATGATCGGTCCGTCGAGTTCACATACGGCGGGAGCGGCGCGTTTGGGACGTTTGGCGCGATACTTGCTGGGCGAATCACCGATCAAGGCGGATATTACTTTTTACGGTTCGTTTGCGCAAACGTATCGGGGGCACGGGACCGACCGCGCCTGTGTGGCCGGACTCTTGAACTGGGCGCCGGATGATCCGCGCTTGCGCGATGCGTTGACGATGGCCCCCGAGCTGGGACTGCAAGTGACGATTACCGCGTCTGCTGCGGAAACGGAACATCCGAATACGGTGCGTTTTCATTTGACCGGCAGCAGCGGCAAAGCACGTGAGCTGATGGGCGTATCCACCGGCGGAGGACGGATTCGCATGCGCGAGTTTGACGGTTATTCGGTCGATTTGGACGGGTCCAATCATACGCTTTTGACGCGGCATAATGATCGTCCGGGGATCGTGGCCTTTGTGTCCCAAATTTTAGCGGCACAGGATATTAATATTTCGGCGATGCGTCTGTTTCGACAGGAACGCAAGCGCTTGGCAATGATGTTTATTGAAACGGATACGCCGGTCGCCAATGCGACGTTGGCGGAGATCGCGGCGCATCCGGCGATTGAAGTCGTGCGGACGTTTCCGCCGGTGTAA
- a CDS encoding LPO_1073/Vpar_1526 family protein: MVSYLVILLVALAFLLVCRLFFYKPAPRRRAPYVPQASRRRHAHEKVVPERLQVHSEPAWSSSTVDTTVVQSAAAPAVAKAGQETRELPRLSPTAVSEPERDELAQTQIVNRENLKELVESSTEPEPALATANAVREKEPVRQLAPEPEIIDTLEDTQSLLRRQVRHFLVRYATISPDMADDVERVTALAFAKLGDVDDSEIQDMIAHIMVQEALQNAQRVYVMTPDDTVLEMVTDAFAEVALGERTETQTLLAYDALAAMTHLEQGHYRILALLLLFHYSRHADNISAAAFRRYAKKYVQPLLQDLPTEYSYYQQLEYLRCTSMARKDLPLGQVLRESYPYFFSYMGFTKEELAAALAGERLPAQYLVRSAYGDYYKLAVTDAGELPDFFRSANITDETTRNQLTELMQSRPVVYERRASTKVLRTVAPVLARLADAWDSSMLRRSAPTLLGMYIGKLYLKEEIQEDFDLSRWL; encoded by the coding sequence ATGGTTTCATATTTGGTAATTCTTTTGGTCGCTTTGGCCTTTTTATTGGTATGTCGTCTTTTCTTTTATAAACCCGCGCCGCGCCGGCGTGCTCCGTATGTGCCGCAAGCGTCCCGTCGCCGCCACGCGCACGAAAAAGTGGTGCCGGAGCGTTTGCAGGTGCATTCGGAACCGGCCTGGTCGTCGAGTACGGTCGATACCACAGTGGTTCAATCCGCCGCCGCGCCGGCGGTCGCCAAAGCGGGGCAGGAAACACGTGAATTGCCGCGCCTTTCTCCGACCGCTGTCAGTGAACCGGAGCGGGACGAATTGGCGCAAACGCAGATTGTCAATCGCGAAAATTTAAAGGAACTCGTAGAAAGTTCGACGGAACCGGAACCGGCACTGGCGACGGCGAATGCGGTTCGTGAAAAAGAGCCGGTGCGGCAACTCGCGCCGGAGCCTGAAATTATTGACACATTGGAAGACACGCAGTCGTTACTGCGCCGGCAGGTACGTCATTTTCTGGTGCGGTATGCGACTATCAGCCCGGATATGGCGGACGATGTGGAACGGGTGACGGCGTTGGCGTTTGCCAAGTTGGGCGATGTGGACGACAGCGAGATCCAAGATATGATCGCTCACATTATGGTGCAGGAAGCATTGCAAAATGCGCAGCGCGTCTATGTTATGACGCCGGATGATACCGTTTTGGAAATGGTCACGGATGCTTTTGCCGAAGTCGCTTTAGGGGAACGCACCGAAACGCAGACCTTATTGGCGTATGATGCCTTGGCGGCGATGACGCATCTGGAACAGGGACATTACCGCATCTTGGCGCTGCTGCTTTTATTCCATTACTCGCGTCACGCGGATAACATCAGCGCGGCGGCGTTTCGCCGTTACGCGAAAAAATATGTGCAGCCGTTACTGCAGGATTTGCCGACGGAGTACAGTTACTATCAGCAGCTCGAATATTTGCGTTGCACCAGCATGGCGCGCAAGGATTTGCCGCTCGGTCAGGTGCTGCGTGAATCGTACCCGTACTTTTTCAGCTACATGGGATTCACCAAAGAGGAATTGGCGGCCGCGCTTGCCGGCGAACGTTTACCGGCGCAATACCTCGTGCGCTCGGCGTACGGTGACTACTATAAATTGGCGGTTACCGATGCCGGCGAACTGCCCGACTTTTTCCGTTCGGCTAATATTACCGACGAAACCACGCGCAACCAATTGACGGAACTGATGCAATCGCGGCCTGTCGTGTATGAACGGCGCGCGTCGACCAAAGTGTTGCGGACGGTGGCACCGGTTCTGGCGCGGCTCGCCGACGCGTGGGACAGCAGTATGCTGCGCCGTTCCGCGCCGACGCTCTTGGGCATGTATATCGGTAAGCTTTATTTGAAAGAAGAAATCCAGGAAGATTTTGACTTATCACGCTGGCTATAA
- a CDS encoding Dps family protein, with amino-acid sequence MKNAKSVNQYLADLALWNIKLHNLHFNVEGVPFKAIHEFLEEIYEEVFEYYDAVAELMKQQGEFPVVTAKEYLKIASLKEIESKPYAVKDALEILLGDLELMRDEALKIREEADKEDNFLLANMMEDHVEFYALKIWFTRAFMAK; translated from the coding sequence ATGAAAAATGCAAAATCTGTAAACCAGTATTTGGCTGACTTGGCTCTTTGGAACATTAAACTTCACAACCTGCATTTCAACGTCGAAGGAGTTCCGTTCAAAGCCATCCACGAATTCCTGGAAGAGATTTACGAGGAAGTATTTGAATACTATGATGCGGTTGCCGAACTCATGAAGCAACAGGGAGAATTCCCGGTTGTTACCGCCAAAGAATATCTGAAGATCGCCAGCCTCAAAGAAATCGAATCGAAACCGTATGCGGTGAAAGACGCTCTCGAAATCCTTTTGGGCGACTTGGAACTCATGCGCGATGAAGCATTGAAGATTCGTGAAGAAGCGGACAAAGAAGACAACTTCCTCTTGGCTAACATGATGGAAGATCATGTCGAATTCTACGCGCTGAAGATTTGGTTCACGCGCGCTTTCATGGCAAAATAA
- a CDS encoding flavodoxin has translation MAKPLIVYFSKTGHSKQLARLAQTLVGGDLCELNLVARYPENYILSVMRSGASLIAGELPKLRQIPDISAYREILLCYPLWWWELPTPVMRFLHDVDTTGKTIYPICSCGGGGLGKSVKRIRKLAPYAAVQKGIFIREADTNNKTAAESLAAYLAPLGK, from the coding sequence ATGGCTAAACCGCTGATTGTTTATTTTTCAAAAACCGGTCATTCCAAACAACTCGCCCGTCTCGCCCAAACGTTAGTCGGCGGTGATCTTTGCGAGTTGAACTTGGTCGCCCGCTATCCGGAAAACTATATTCTGAGCGTTATGCGCTCCGGCGCGAGCCTCATCGCGGGCGAATTGCCGAAACTGCGTCAGATTCCGGATATCAGCGCCTACCGTGAAATTCTTCTTTGCTATCCGCTCTGGTGGTGGGAACTGCCCACACCGGTCATGCGCTTTCTGCACGATGTCGACACGACCGGCAAAACGATCTATCCGATTTGCTCGTGCGGCGGCGGCGGTCTCGGTAAGTCGGTGAAGCGCATTCGTAAATTAGCGCCGTATGCGGCCGTGCAAAAAGGAATTTTCATTCGCGAAGCGGATACGAACAACAAAACCGCAGCAGAGTCCCTCGCCGCGTACCTTGCGCCGCTGGGAAAATAA
- a CDS encoding amino acid permease has product MSIFRTKNLRGLLAEIAAQGEDRKLRRSLTALDITLLGLGVMIGTGIFVLTGIVAAEYAGPGLMLSFVLAAVVCTFVCLAYSELASFIPVAGSSYTYAYVSLGEIFGWLVGWSLILEYTVGASAVAGGWSAYFTSILADIGIHLPKVLTTVPAEGGLMNLPAMLIVGVVLFFLLRGIRESAGANRMLVFVKLGTIFLFLLLAGPHINPQNWTPFLPYGWSGVSAGTAVLFFSYLGFDSLSTAAEEARNPGRDMPIGIIAALTLTTLLYIAVSAVMTGVVPYPELDTAAPASFVLQKIGLRLGSAIIGTGAICGLSTVLLVMIYAQTRAFYAMSRDGLIPESLCRVHPVYRTPYRITLIVGLAVAFITGFTPIHIVAEMCSAGTIFAFLCSCSGLLILRKRYPDVKRRFVCPAVWLIAPLGFLSCLYIFSQLSAHTLELFTAWFILGVIIYFVYGRKHSHLNAVENESAQ; this is encoded by the coding sequence TTGTCTATTTTCCGTACCAAAAATCTGCGCGGTTTACTCGCGGAAATTGCCGCGCAAGGCGAAGATCGTAAATTACGGCGATCGCTGACGGCGCTGGATATTACCCTGTTGGGCTTAGGTGTCATGATCGGGACGGGGATCTTCGTTTTGACGGGCATTGTTGCCGCCGAATACGCGGGCCCCGGTTTGATGCTTTCCTTTGTGCTTGCAGCCGTTGTCTGTACGTTCGTCTGTCTCGCCTACTCGGAGCTTGCGTCATTCATTCCGGTCGCTGGTTCATCGTATACGTACGCGTATGTCTCACTCGGTGAAATTTTCGGCTGGCTCGTGGGCTGGTCGCTTATCCTGGAATACACCGTCGGCGCGAGCGCCGTGGCCGGCGGCTGGTCGGCGTATTTTACAAGTATTTTGGCGGACATCGGTATCCATTTGCCGAAAGTGCTCACGACCGTTCCCGCCGAAGGCGGCCTGATGAATTTGCCCGCCATGTTGATTGTCGGCGTCGTTTTGTTTTTCCTGCTGCGCGGCATTCGTGAAAGCGCCGGCGCCAATCGCATGCTGGTCTTTGTCAAATTAGGCACGATTTTCCTTTTCCTGCTCTTGGCGGGGCCGCATATTAACCCGCAAAACTGGACGCCGTTCTTACCGTACGGTTGGTCGGGCGTATCCGCGGGTACGGCTGTGCTGTTTTTCTCGTACCTGGGATTTGATTCGCTTTCCACCGCGGCGGAAGAAGCACGCAATCCGGGACGCGACATGCCGATCGGCATTATCGCCGCACTGACGCTGACCACGCTTTTGTACATCGCCGTCAGCGCCGTCATGACCGGTGTCGTTCCGTATCCGGAACTCGACACCGCCGCTCCCGCATCCTTTGTCTTACAAAAAATCGGTCTGCGTCTCGGCTCGGCCATCATCGGTACCGGTGCGATTTGCGGCCTGTCAACCGTATTGTTGGTTATGATCTACGCGCAAACCCGCGCCTTTTACGCGATGAGCCGCGACGGTTTGATTCCCGAATCATTGTGCCGTGTTCACCCCGTGTACCGTACACCGTACCGGATTACATTGATCGTCGGGTTGGCTGTGGCATTCATCACCGGCTTCACACCGATTCATATCGTTGCCGAAATGTGCAGCGCCGGTACCATTTTCGCCTTCCTCTGCTCATGCAGCGGGCTGTTGATTTTGCGCAAACGCTATCCCGATGTAAAACGGCGTTTCGTCTGTCCCGCCGTGTGGCTGATCGCGCCGCTCGGTTTTCTCTCCTGTCTCTACATATTTTCGCAGCTCTCCGCCCACACGCTGGAACTTTTCACCGCGTGGTTTATCCTGGGCGTGATTATTTACTTCGTTTACGGTCGCAAGCACAGTCATTTAAATGCGGTTGAAAATGAATCCGCGCAATAA
- a CDS encoding LarC family nickel insertion protein: MERALYLDPVSGISGNMFVGVLLDLGVPQIWLINELQKLGLDDYELIFEKVNKRGITATYFNVDVKETTTHRHLPDILTILARADWSGSAKQRAVSIFWSLALAESRAHGIAPEDVHFHEVGAVDCIIDCASIALGLEYLDIDIVLTGPVATGSGTIRAAHGELSVPAPATQFLLQGFPTITGTPDYELTTPTGAAALATFAVPVEKRPSELVIDRVGYGAGTYDLAASNTLGGYYGQLLPVQRWQVPAPYIFGQNP; encoded by the coding sequence ATGGAACGGGCATTGTACTTGGATCCCGTGAGCGGGATCAGCGGCAACATGTTTGTCGGGGTGTTGCTTGATTTAGGAGTGCCACAGATTTGGCTGATCAATGAGTTACAAAAACTCGGACTTGACGACTACGAGTTGATTTTTGAAAAGGTCAACAAGCGAGGCATCACGGCGACGTATTTTAACGTTGATGTGAAGGAAACAACCACGCATCGTCATTTACCGGATATTTTAACCATTTTGGCGCGCGCCGATTGGTCAGGCAGCGCGAAACAACGCGCGGTATCCATTTTCTGGTCACTGGCGCTGGCGGAAAGCAGGGCCCATGGGATTGCGCCAGAAGACGTGCATTTTCATGAAGTCGGCGCGGTCGATTGCATCATCGATTGCGCGTCGATTGCGCTCGGTTTGGAATATTTGGACATCGATATTGTATTAACAGGCCCGGTGGCCACCGGATCGGGTACGATTCGCGCGGCACACGGCGAACTTTCGGTCCCCGCGCCCGCGACACAGTTTTTGTTGCAGGGTTTCCCGACGATCACCGGAACGCCCGACTATGAACTCACTACACCGACCGGTGCGGCGGCGCTTGCGACATTTGCCGTACCGGTAGAAAAACGTCCGTCTGAATTGGTGATTGATCGTGTCGGCTACGGCGCAGGGACGTATGATCTCGCTGCGTCCAATACATTGGGAGGCTACTACGGCCAGTTGTTGCCTGTGCAGCGCTGGCAGGTACCGGCGCCCTACATTTTCGGCCAAAACCCTTGA
- a CDS encoding nicotinate-nucleotide--dimethylbenzimidazole phosphoribosyltransferase: MFRHPGRSDAVGGIAGRQAAVAAVAIAPRLNDYVFASAAYPDPLHKLQLQKLGLQEALHYNFTLAQGLGSTLGLSLLDASLDMLNEMRTFGAAGVTVAEDGPGKGRQRKEVL, encoded by the coding sequence ATTTTTCGGCACCCGGGAAGATCCGATGCGGTAGGCGGTATCGCGGGGAGACAGGCGGCAGTAGCGGCGGTAGCGATCGCGCCGCGGCTAAACGACTACGTATTCGCCTCGGCGGCGTATCCTGATCCCCTGCACAAATTGCAATTACAAAAGTTGGGATTACAGGAAGCGTTGCATTATAATTTCACGTTGGCGCAAGGACTCGGCTCGACATTGGGGCTGTCCCTGCTCGACGCATCACTCGATATGTTGAATGAAATGCGGACGTTCGGCGCCGCCGGTGTGACGGTGGCCGAGGACGGTCCGGGTAAAGGAAGGCAGCGAAAGGAAGTGCTCTGA